CCCGGCATGCCCACGCTGCTCTTCGTTCCGGGGGCCTTTCATGGCGCGTGGTGCTATGCGGGCTACCTGGAATACTTCACCAGCCTGGATATCGCATGCGCCGCGCTGGATCTGCCGGGCCACGGATGGCTGCCGCAGGCCCCGGGATTCCATCGCCTTGGCGTGCGCGACTTCGGCGCCTGCGTGACGCAGGCGATGGATCTGATCGACGGCCCGGTGGTGCTGGCCGGCCACAGCATGGGCGCGTTGCCGGCCTTGTACGCCGCAAGCCAGCGCGAAACGGCGGGCGTAGTGTTGATGGCCCCATCGCCCCCCGGCAACGTGCCCGGCGCCCGGCCCATCGCGCCGGTGCCGATCGGCGCGAGCCGGCAGCCGCCCGGGCTGGACGGCGTCCGGCAACGTTTCACGGGCGAGATGAGCCGACATGAAGTGACGGCCGTCGCCACCAGGCTGTGCCCGGAAAGCGCCGAAGCGATGAACGACCGCTACCTGCTGCGGGTACATATTCCGCCAGAGGCCATCGACGCGCCGGGCCTGTGCCTGGAAGCCGGCGACGATGATCCCGATCGCCATCCCGCCGGACAGGACAAGGCGGTGGCCGATCTCTACGGCTTTGAATATCGCCTGCTGCCGGCCTTGCCGCACTGCATGATGTATGCGCGCGGCTGGCAGGAAAGCGCGGACGCGATACGCGAGTGGTACCAGCGCCGCTACACGCACTGACGGTTTACGCACCGGCCGCCGCCACCGGCGCGCACTATATATATAGAGAGACACACGGAGACCGCCTGCCGCGGCTCCGCTACCAAAGGGGGCTTACCTTGAAAAGACATACCAATCTGTTCGCGGCGCTCGCCATGTGCGGCGCGTGGATGACGGCGCCGTCGGCCCATGCGGCGCAGTGGCCGGAGCGCACCGTCACGATCATCGTGCCCTCCGCCGCGGGCGGCGCCGCGGACCTGACCGCGCGCACCTTCGCCCAATACCTGGGCGCCAAGACCGGCCAGAGCGTCGTGGTGGAAGACCGCCCCGGCGCCGGCGGCATCGTCGGCACCAATTCGGTGAAGACCGCACCGGCCGATGGCTACACCTTCCTGCTGTCGACCAATTCCACCCAGGCCGCCAACCCCTATCTGTACAAATCCCTGCCCTACGACCCCCTGAAGGACTTCCGCCAGGTGGGCATGCTGGGCACCTTCGGTTCGGTCGCGGTGGTCGCGCCGGGCAGCAATTTCCGCGACATGCCGCAACTGGTCGATTATGCGAAGCAGCACCCCGGCAAAGTGTTCTACGGCTACTACAGTTCGTCCTCGCAGGTGCCGTCCGCCCTGCTGAAGGCGCGTGCCGACCTGCAGATCGACGGCGCCGCGTACAAGAACGTCACGCAGATCATCACCGACCTGCGGGGCGGACAGATCGATTTCGCGTTCGTCGACTACCTGACCGCCATGGGCCAGATCGACGGCAAGGGCCTGCGCGCCATCGCGGTGACGGGTGAAGCGGCCCATCCGGCCTGGCCGGACGTCCCGCCCATGTCTTCCTACTATCCTGGCTTCGTGGTGCTCGGCTGGCTGGGGCTGTCGGCGCCCGCCGGCACCCCCGAAGCCGTCGTGCAGGCCATGAACCGCTACATGGCGCAGGCGGTGGACGATCCCGACGTGCGCGGCAAGCTGACCCGCCTGGGGCTGCAGCCCAAACGCATGGATGCGGCGGAGTTCGACAGTTTCGTGCGCCAGGACGCCGAACGCTGGAAACAATGGATCGCCACGGCGGGGATCACGCCCCAGTAGCCGGCTCTCCGGCGCCCCCTTCGGCGGCCCTCCCCGGCCGCCGCGCATGCGACAATAGCGCTATACGGAGCGGGCACTTCGCCGTCGGACCAGATAACCTGAGCACGATATACTTCGTAACAACTTAAAGAAGTATCGCGATTCAAATCACGCTTGTAGCCAACCCCAACGACCACTAGAATTTGGCCTGGGGTCGGGGTTAGACACAACATCTAGTGGTTAAGGGCGCGGCCGGGGGCATTTCCGGCCTATCTGCGTCCTCTGGTAACCGCCTTCCTTCCCCCCGGATTTCCAAATTCCCAGGCGCGGCCTCTGTCGCGCCTTTTCTACTACGCACAGGAGCTTCCATGCAGCAGACTTCGATCGCCTCTGTGACCCGGCCGAGCGCCGTGCCGCCTTCTGACAACACTCAACCCACACCTGCTTCCGGCCAATGGGCCGGTTACCAGATCATCCGGCGCAACGGCGCCGTCGTCGGTTTCGAGCCCAGCAAAATCGCCATCGCGATGACCAAGGCCTTCCTGGCCGTGAACGGCGGCCAGGGCGCGGCCTCCGCCCGCGTGCGTGAACTGGTCGACAACCTGACGCGCCAGGCGGTCAATGCCCTGCTGCGCAACCGCCCCAACGGCGGCACTTTCCATATCGAGGAAATCCAGGATCAGGTCGAACTGGCGCTGATGCGCTCGGGCGAGCATGACGTCGCGCGCGCCTACGTGCTGTATCGCGAAAAGCGTTCGCAGGAGCGCGCCGCCGCCGAACCGGCGAAGCCGGCCGCCGCCGCGCAAACCGATCACGTCATGAATGTGACCGACCAGGGCGTCAAGCGTCCGCTGGATCTGGCCACGCTGCGCGCGACCATCGAAGCCGCGGGTGTAGGGCTGTCCGACTACATCGACGCCGAGACCATCCTGAAGGAAACCGTCAAGAACCTGTACGACGGCATCCCGGTCGACGAAGTCTACAAGTCCGCCATCCTGTCGGCGCGCGCGCTGGTCGAAAAGGATCCGGCCTACAGCCAGGTCACCGCTCGCCTGCTGCTGCACACGATCCGCAAGGAAGTCCTGGGCGAAGAAGTTTCGCAAGCGCAGATGACGCAGCGCTATGCCGAGTACTTCCCGACCTTCATCACGCGCGGCATCGAGGCCAGCCTGATCGACACCAAGCTGGCGCAATTCGATCTGCCGCGCCTGGCGGCCGCGCTGGACGCCAAGCGTGACCTGCAGTTCAGCTACCTGGGCCTGCAAACCCTGTACGACCGCTATTTCCTGCACATCCGCGGCCGCCGCATCGAGCTGCCGCAAGTGTTCTACATGCGCGTGGCCATGGGCCTGGCGCTGGGCGAAACGCAAGCCGGCGTCGATCGCGAAGCGCGTGCCATCCAGTTCTACGAGATCCTGTCGTCGTTCGACTTCATGAGCTCCACGCCCACGCTGTTCAACTCGGGCACCCTGCATTCGCAGCTGTCGTCGTGCTACCTGACCACCGTCTCCGACGACCTGGAAGGCATCTACGACGCCATCAAGGAAAACGCGCTGCTGGCCAAATACGCCGGCGGCCTGGGCAACGACTGGACTCCGGTACGCGCCTTGCGTAGCCACATCAAAGGCACCAATGGCGAAAGCCAGGGCGTGGTCCCCTTCCTGAAGGTCGTCAACGACACCGCGGTGGCGGTGAACCAGGGGGGCAAGCGCAAGGGCGCCGTCTGCACCTACCTTGAAACGTGGCACCTCGACATTGAAGAATTCCTGGAACTGCGCAAGAACACCGGCGACGAGCGCCGCCGCACCCATGACATGAACACCGCGAACTGGATCCCCGATCTGTTCATGAAGCGCGTCATGGAAAATGGCGAGTGGACGCTGTTTTCGCCGTCCGATTGCCCCGACCTGCACGACAAGTACGGCCGCGAATTCGAACAGGCCTACCTGGGCTACGAAGCGCGCGTGGCCAGCGGCGACCTGAAGCTCTACAAAAAGATGCCCGCCATCAATTTGTGGCGCAAGATGCTGTCCATGCTGTTCGAAACCGGCCACCCGTGGATCACGTTCAAGGATCCCTGCAACATCCGCTCGCCGCAGCAGCACGTCGGCGTGGTGCACAGCTCCAACCTGTGCACGGAAATCACGCTGAACACCAACGAAGAGGAAATCGCGGTGTGCAACCTGGGTTCGGTGAACCTGGTCGCGCACATGAAGCCCAGCGCCAACGGCGGCTACGAGCTCGACCTGGAAAAGCTGAAGCGCACGATCGGCGTCGCGATGCGCATGCTCGACAACGTCATCGACATCAACTACTACGCGGTAAAGAAGGCCAAGGACTCCAACCAGCGTCATCGCCCGGTGGGTTTGGGCATCATGGGCTTCCAGGATTGCCTGCACATGATGCGCGTGCCGTATGCGTCGCAAGCCGCTATCGAATTCGCCGATCGTTCGATGGAAGCGGTGTGCTACTACGCGTATTGGGCCTCGAGCGAATTGGCCGAAGAGCGTGGCCACTATCCGACCTACAAGGGTTCGCTGTGGGATCGCGGCATCCTTCCGCAAGACACGTTGAATCTGCTGCGTGAAGAACGCGGCGGCAGTGTCGATGTCGATATGTCGGCCGCATTGGATTGGGATGCGTTGCGTGCGCGCATCAAAGCGCACGGCATGCGTAACTCCAATTGCGTAGCAATTGCCCCAACCGCGACGATTTCCAATATCATTGGCGTATCTGCGTGCATCGAACCCACTTATCAGAATCTGTACGTGAAATCGAATCTCTCCGGCGAGTTCACGGTCGTTAACGAATACCTCGTCCGCGACTTGAAGAAACTCGGTCTCTGGGACGAAGTGATGGTGGCCGATCTGAAGTACTTCGACGGCAGCCTGTCCCGTATCGATCGCGTGCCCGCCGAACTCCGCGAAATCTACGCCACCGCGTTCGAAGTCGAACCGCGCTGGCTGGTGGAATGCGCGTCGCGTCGCCAGAAGTGGATCGATCAATCGCAGTCGCTGAATATCTATATGGCTGGCGCGTCGGGCAAGAAGCTCGACGAAACCTACAAGCTGGCATGGCTGCGCGGCCTGAAGACCACCTACTACCTGCGTACGCTGGGTGCCACCAGCGCGGAAAAATCCACCGGCCGCGGCGGCGAATTGAATGCCGTCGCGTCGGGCAGCCAACCCGGCACCGTGGCGGCGTCCCCCGCCCCCGTCCTGCCGGAACCTGAAATCGTCGGAGCGGTTTGCACCATGAGGCCGGGCGACCCCGGCTTCGAAGAGTGCGAAGCCTGCCAGTAATCGACCGCCCCGGAGAATTCACATGATCAATTGGGAAGACGACAACGTCGCACTGCAACCGGGCCAGCCCGCCGCCAAGCCGGCGGCCGGCATGTCCGTGCGCCCGTCGACGGGCGCCTTCGACGACGCCGCGTTGCCGGCCGCCGTGCCGGCCCAGGCCGCCGGCGCGCAGCCGGACGGCGCCGCCCAGCGCGTCAAGGTTGCCGACAAGCGCATCATCAACGGCCAGACCGACGTCAATCAGCTGGTTCCGTTCAAATACAAGTGGGCCTGGGAAAAGTACCTGGCCACCTGCGCCAACCATTGGATGCCGCAGGAAATCAATATGTCGCGCGACATCGCGCTGTGGAAGAACCCCACCGGGTTGACCGAGGACGAGCGCCGCATCATCAAGCGCAACCTGGGCTTCTTCGTCACGGCCGACTCGCTGGCCGCCAACAACATCGTGCTGGGCACCTACCGGCACATCACGGCCCCCGAATGCCGCCAGTTCCTGCTGCGCCAGGCATTCGAAGAAGCGATCCATACCCACGCTTATCAATACATCGTCGAAAGCCTGGACCTGGACGAATCGGAAATCTTCAATGCCTATAACGAGGTTCCGTCCATCCGCGCCAAGGACGAGTTCCTGATCCCGTTCATCGACGCGATCGCGGACCCGAACTTCCACACCGGCACCCTGGAAGCCGATCAGAAACTCCTGAAGTCGCTGATCGTCTTCGCCTGCCTGATGGAAGGCCTGTTCTTTTATGTCGGGTTTACGCAGATCCTGGCGCTGGGCCGCCAGAACAAGATGACCGGCGCCGCCGAACAGTACATGTACATCCTGCGCGATGAATCCATGCACTGCAATTTCGGCATCGACCTGATCAACACCATCAAGCTCGAGAATCCGCACCTCTGGACGCCCGAGTTCCGCGAAGAAATCCGTGCTCTGTTCGTGAAAGCCGTCGAACTGGAATACGCTTACGCCGAAGACACCATGCCGCGCGGTGTGCTGGGCCTGAATGCGCCGATGTTCAAGTCGTATCTGCGCTTCATCGCCAACCGCCGTTGCCAGCAGATCGGCCTGGAAGCGCTGTTCCCGCAGGAAGAAAACCCCTTCCCGTGGATGGCGGAAATGATCGACCTCAAGAAAGAGCGAAACTTTTTCGAAACTCGAGTCATCGAATATCAAACCGGAGGCACGCTGAGCTGGGAATGAACCGGTCCAGGGTGTCGGAAGCAACGTAGCGATAGGTGACGCGGATGGCCGCGTCGCCTGTCGGCGCCATTTGAAATGGCTCGCGCCATAGGAGCGGGGGCCATATCAAATGGCAGTGCCGCATTCATTAGCGCACATCGAAGTAGCTGCAGCCTGTACGGAGCAGCGGTATGCGCCGATGAATAGCCCGGGCGTCGTTCCGCCAGAAGGCGGGGCGGCGCACGGGTTTAAGTTCTGGGACCCCTGAACCTAAGGAGCAATGCCATGGCAACTGCCAAGAAGGCCGCCAAGAAGGCGGTTAAGAAAGCCACAGCCAAAAAAGCTGTGAAGAAGGCCCCGGCCAAGAAAGCCGCGGTGAAGAAGACCGCCGTCAAGAAGGTCGCCGCCAAGAAGGCCGTCAAGAAAGTCGCTGCCAAAAAAGTAGCGAAGAAGGCCGTCAAGAAGGCACCGGCCAAGAAAGTAGCAAAGAAGGCGGTCAAGAAGGTTGCTGCCAAAAAGGCCCCGGCCAAGAAAGCCGCGACCAAGAAAGTAGCAACCAAGAAGGTCGCCAAGAAGGCTGCCAAGAAAGCGCCCGCCAAGAAAGCGGCCGCCAAAAAGGCGCCTGCGAAAAAGGCGGCTGCCAAGAAGCCTGCTGCCAAAAAGCCTGCCGCAAAGAAGGCTGCCGCCAAGAAGCCGGCCACGCCGCCTTCGACCGCTGCCGCCCCGGGCGCGAAGACCGCGCTGAATCCGGCGGCGTCGTGGCCCTTCCCGACGGGTGGCCGTCCCTAAGGTGCCTGCGGACCATACGGTCCATATGGATCGTACGGTCCGCCAGGTCCTTGGCGCAGCACCGTAGTACCGAAGCCGCCTGGCCTGGCCAGGCGGCTTTTTGACGTCCGCGACTCAGGTCACGACATCATGCGACAATTGGCCTGCCGTAAGACCCCTTTCATATTTCTTTCCAACAAAGCAGGCGGCCATGTTCGGCGATATCTCCCGTTTTTTGCTTGATACGCTCTTCACGCTTTTCGGTGCCGCGCTGATCGCGCGGGCCTGGATGCACGCGGTGCGCATGCATCCCTTCAATCCCATCGCGCGGTTCATTTACCAGGTCACCAATTGGCTGGTGAACCCTTTGCGGCGCATCCTGCCGTCGCGCGGCGCCGTGGACTGGGCAGCGCTGATCGCGGCGTGGTTGACGGCGCTGGTCTACCTGCTGCTGATGTGGGTGACGTCGCTGGGAATGATCATCCCGCTTTCCGCGCTACCGATAGCGCTGGGGATTTCCTTCCTGACGGTGGTCAAGTGGGTGTTCAACCTGATCGTCTGGGTGACGTTGGCGCAGGCCATCCTGTCGTGGGTGAACCCGGGCGCGCCGCTGATGCCGGTACTGCAAGCGATGACGGATCCCCTGCTCGATCCGATCCGGCGCATCCTGCAGCGCACGCCCATCGACTTTTCGCCGCTGGTCCTGCTGGTGCTGGCGCAGGTGGCACTGATGGTGATCACGCGCATTACGTACGCGGCGTTCGGGCTCTAGGCTGCCAGAGGCGGACCCGCCAGGCGGGCCCGCTGGCGCGCCAGCTGCGCGCGCCAGTTGCACGCGCCATCGAAGGCGCGGCGTGCATGCCGCGCCTTGCCTTACATCGGCGTAATGCGAGTCGGGCCGTTGCCGCTGATGACCTGCACACGCTGGCCCACGCTGATGGGCACGTCCGCTTCCTGCGTCACGACGCGGGTTTCGCCGTTATCCAAGCGCACGGTGATTTCCAGGCCGGAGGTCGTGCCGACACGGTTTTCCACCATATTGCCCGCCAGTGCGCCCAGGATGGCGCCGCCCACGGTGGCGATGGTGCGGCCGCTGCCGCCGCCGATCGCGTTACCGGCCACGCCGCCCAGCGCGCCGCCGGCGAGCAGGCCAGCGCCGCTGGATTTGTCGTTCTGGATGGTGACCGGACGCACGCCGGTGACCACGCCGGTGCGGACGATCTGTTCGCGCTGGGCCTGGTCATAGCTGTAGACGGCGCTGGAGGCGCTGCGATTGGCGCAGCCCGACACCAACGCGACGGACATGGCGACCGCGCCGATAGCGACCCAACGAGCCGTGCGCGAGCCGCGAACCCGCGCGAGACTGTAGGAAACGGAAGGAACGGTATTGTTCATAATAGTGCGGGCTCCTGTTCGGTATATACCAGCGTTACGGATGATACTCCCCGCCCTTCGGGCCAGACTGCCGAAATTACGCAGCGGGAAATACGTTGCAACGTCTGTTTTAGCTTAGTCCGTCGCGACGTCCGCAAGTTTCAGGCCGCGCCGTTTTTCACGATTTTTCATTGTTGCGGCGCTGCGCCGATCCCGGGGGGAACGGGCAGCCGAAAAACCCGCGGCCGGCCGCGTCGTCCCCCGCCGACGGCGCGTCAGAGCTGGACGCCGTACGCTTGTTGCAGCAACTTACCAATTTCGTCGCGCGTAGGCTGGTGGTTTTGCGGACCGCGCGACGCGATCTTGATGGCGCCCATGACGTTCGCCAGCTTGCAGCTGTCCAGCCAGCTCCACCCGCTGGTCAGGCCGTACAGCAGACCGGCCCGATGCGCGTCGCCGCAGCCGGTGGGGTCCACGACGGCTTGCGCGCGTACCGGCTCGATCTTGTGTTCCGCGCCTTCGGTCCAGAGGGAAGCGCCTTCCGCGCCGCGCGTCACCACGACGGCACGCAGGCCGCGGGCCAGTTCGGCGATCGTCTTGCCGGTGCGCTGCTCCACGATGCTGGCTTCATAGTCGTTGACGGTCATCGCCTGCGCCATACCCAGCATGCGTTGCAGGTCCGCGCCGTCGAACAGGGGCATCGCCTGGCCCAGGTCGAATATGAAAGGAATGCCGGCCGCCTTCAGGCGTTCCGCATGGGCGAACATGCCTTCCTTGGCGTCGGGCGCGACGATGGCCCATTGCGCCGGCGTGCCGCTCAGATCGTTTTGCGCCGAGAACGACATCGCGCCAGGGTGAAACGCCGCGATCTGGTTGTCTTCCAGATCGGTGGTGATGAAGCATTGCGCCGTGAAGGTCTGGGGGATGACCTTGACCAGGCGGGTATCGATGCCCAGGCCGGACAGGCGTTGCAGATAGTCGCCAGCGTCCTCGCCGACGGTGGCCACCGGAACGGGATTGCCGCCCAGCAGCTTGAGGTTGTAGGCGATGTTGCCCGAGCACCCGCCGAATTCCTTGCGCATCGAAGGCGTCAGGAACGAAACGCTGAGCGCGTGGATGCGGTCGGGCAGGATGTGTTCCTTGAAACGGCCTTCGAACACGGCGATGGTGTCGAACGCCATGGAACCGCACACCAGAACCGGAGCTGCCATGATGGGAAATCCTTTAATCCAGAGAAGTCAGGGGAAGAATTTGTCGAGCTGGTAGCCGTTCACGTGCAGGCCGTTGACCTGCAGCGGCACGGCCAGGCTGAGCTCGCCGCCGGCGGGGAACGGACCCTGCGTACCGGGCGGCAGATAGTTTTCGGGCAGCAGGACCTTGCGCACTACCACGGTGTCCGACAGGTCGGTCAATTGCAGCACCAGCCCCGGCCAGGGTTGCGGCTTGTCGAAGCGGTTGCGCAGGGTGACACGCAGCGTCAACCGCATGACGCCGTCTTCCGAGGCAACGCCGCTCTGCGGCTGCAGGGAAGACGCGGTGATCGATATACGTTCCAGGCGCCGCGCATAACCGACCTGGCAACCCACCTGGCGGCAGAGGGCTTCCATGGCGGGCCGCAGCGCCGGCATGGACGTCGCGATCGGCGTGCGGTAGATATACAGGCATTGCAGCGCCAGCACGAGCAGCGCGACCAGGACGCCGGCCAGCCAGACCCGGGAAAGCAGCGTACGGCGCCGCTGCACTTCTTCGTCCATGAAGACGGGCGGCGCCATGCCGGCATCGGTCAGGTCGTCGTAGCGCGTGCGGGACTCGCCAGGAATGGAGACGAAGTCGGGATCGTCTTCCTCCACGGCATCGCGGTCGGCATAGATGGGGAAGCGGTTGCCGCGCGGGACGTCGCGGGCGGGGGGCGGCGCGTCGTCGATGTCGTCCTGGCGATAGGGGCCGGGGCGGACGCGCGCGTACGGTTGGCGGTCGTCGATCGTGCGGTCGTCGTCATTGTCGTAAGCGACGTCATCACCGTCGTCGACGTCGTCGACGTCATCCGCGTGACGATAGGACGTCGGCGTCTCGATCGGGGGAACGAACGACGATCCGTACGACGATCCATATGATGGCCCGATCGATGGCTCGGCTGGCGGCTCGATCCGCGGCACGTGGGCGGCGCCGGGCGGCACATAAGGCGCGAGCACCGGTTCGCGCGGATCGGATGCGAGGCCGCGCGCGCTATCGCGGCCGCGCAGCACGGCGGCCGCCGCGACAGGCACGGCAGGCACCGCAGGCGCGGCAGGCACCGCAGGCGCGGCAGGCGGCATGTGCGAGGCCGGCGGCACTGGCGCCGCGGTGGACGTGGGTACCAAAGGACCGACGGGCGCGGGCTGATGCCGCGGCGGCGCGTAGGGCCGAGGCGACTGGGCTGGTTCGGCCGGGACCTGGACCGACAATACGGGGGAGGCTTCGGCAGGCAGTTGCACCGGCGTGTCGGCGCGGTGCGTGTCGGCGCGGGGCGTGTCGGCGCGCGGCATTGGCCGGGGCAAGGCGCCTTCCGCCGCCTGGCCATCCACCGCGCAGGCCAGGCCGTCGAATACGCGCGCGCAGACGCCGCAGCGCACCAGCCCATTGCGCACGCGCAATTGATCCGCGACCACCTTGAAGGCGGTGCCGCAATGCGGGCAGCGGGTGGTCATGGCCATGTGCGCTACCGTCCGTGTCGTCGTCAGGCCTTGCGTCCGTGCAGGCACACCCATCCATCGCGCTCGCGCCAGACGGACATGGGCAGCCAGCGCGCATAGACGGCGCAGACCTCTTCGGCCTGCCGCGCCAGCACGCCGGAAAGCACCAGCGCCCCGCCGGCGGCGACACGGCCGCACAGCATGGGGGCGAGCACCTTCAGGGGATTGGACAGAATGTTGGCCACGACGACGTCGCTTGCGCCGTCGCCCAGTTCGTCGGGCAGCATGGCCTGCAGCTCCACGCGATTGACGCGGGCGTTCTCGCGCGTGGCGATGACGGCCTGTTCGTCGATATCGACTGCCCAGGTGCGGCCCGCGCCCAGCTTGCGGGCCGCGATGGCCAGGATGCCGGAGCCGCAGCCGTAGTCCAGCACCGTGGCGCCGGCGGGCAGCTGGGCTTCCAGCCAGGCCAGGCAAAGATGGGTGGTGGGATGGCTGCCAGTGCCGAACGCCAGGCCCGGGTCCAGCTCGATATGGATGTCGCCGCCCTGCTCTTCCTGGCGGCCCAGGCCGGGGACTTCAGGATCGTCGCGGTGCCAGCTGGGAACGATCCAGATGCGGTCGGCGATATGGATGGGGCCGAATTGCTGCTGGGTCAGGCGGACCCAGTCGGCGTCCGGCACGTCGCGCAGCGACCATGCGGCCAGGGCGGCGGCATAATCCGCGCCCAGTTCGGCGCCGACGCTTTCGATGATCTGCGCGGGATCGGCCCCGTCGGGCAGCAGTGCCACCACGCGGTTGCGCTCCCAGGCCTGGACCGATGGTTCGGTGCCGGGCTCGCCGAACAGCGGCTGTTCCGCGTCGGTGTCGCGGTCGGCGTCTTCCACCGAGACCGACAGCACGCCGGCGTCCAGCAACGCATCGGACAAGGCCTCGGCCTGCGTCTCCGAAGAATGGAGCACCAGCTCACGCATGAAAGGATCTTCCGTCTGAGGTATTCAGTGACTGCGGGGACGTACCGGCCGGCC
This genomic interval from Bordetella genomosp. 8 contains the following:
- a CDS encoding glycine zipper 2TM domain-containing protein; protein product: MSVALVSGCANRSASSAVYSYDQAQREQIVRTGVVTGVRPVTIQNDKSSGAGLLAGGALGGVAGNAIGGGSGRTIATVGGAILGALAGNMVENRVGTTSGLEITVRLDNGETRVVTQEADVPISVGQRVQVISGNGPTRITPM
- a CDS encoding ribonucleotide-diphosphate reductase subunit beta, which produces MINWEDDNVALQPGQPAAKPAAGMSVRPSTGAFDDAALPAAVPAQAAGAQPDGAAQRVKVADKRIINGQTDVNQLVPFKYKWAWEKYLATCANHWMPQEINMSRDIALWKNPTGLTEDERRIIKRNLGFFVTADSLAANNIVLGTYRHITAPECRQFLLRQAFEEAIHTHAYQYIVESLDLDESEIFNAYNEVPSIRAKDEFLIPFIDAIADPNFHTGTLEADQKLLKSLIVFACLMEGLFFYVGFTQILALGRQNKMTGAAEQYMYILRDESMHCNFGIDLINTIKLENPHLWTPEFREEIRALFVKAVELEYAYAEDTMPRGVLGLNAPMFKSYLRFIANRRCQQIGLEALFPQEENPFPWMAEMIDLKKERNFFETRVIEYQTGGTLSWE
- a CDS encoding Bug family tripartite tricarboxylate transporter substrate binding protein codes for the protein MCGAWMTAPSAHAAQWPERTVTIIVPSAAGGAADLTARTFAQYLGAKTGQSVVVEDRPGAGGIVGTNSVKTAPADGYTFLLSTNSTQAANPYLYKSLPYDPLKDFRQVGMLGTFGSVAVVAPGSNFRDMPQLVDYAKQHPGKVFYGYYSSSSQVPSALLKARADLQIDGAAYKNVTQIITDLRGGQIDFAFVDYLTAMGQIDGKGLRAIAVTGEAAHPAWPDVPPMSSYYPGFVVLGWLGLSAPAGTPEAVVQAMNRYMAQAVDDPDVRGKLTRLGLQPKRMDAAEFDSFVRQDAERWKQWIATAGITPQ
- a CDS encoding histone H1-like DNA-binding protein, with amino-acid sequence MATAKKAAKKAVKKATAKKAVKKAPAKKAAVKKTAVKKVAAKKAVKKVAAKKVAKKAVKKAPAKKVAKKAVKKVAAKKAPAKKAATKKVATKKVAKKAAKKAPAKKAAAKKAPAKKAAAKKPAAKKPAAKKAAAKKPATPPSTAAAPGAKTALNPAASWPFPTGGRP
- a CDS encoding YggT family protein, whose product is MFGDISRFLLDTLFTLFGAALIARAWMHAVRMHPFNPIARFIYQVTNWLVNPLRRILPSRGAVDWAALIAAWLTALVYLLLMWVTSLGMIIPLSALPIALGISFLTVVKWVFNLIVWVTLAQAILSWVNPGAPLMPVLQAMTDPLLDPIRRILQRTPIDFSPLVLLVLAQVALMVITRITYAAFGL
- a CDS encoding ribonucleoside-diphosphate reductase subunit alpha; the protein is MQQTSIASVTRPSAVPPSDNTQPTPASGQWAGYQIIRRNGAVVGFEPSKIAIAMTKAFLAVNGGQGAASARVRELVDNLTRQAVNALLRNRPNGGTFHIEEIQDQVELALMRSGEHDVARAYVLYREKRSQERAAAEPAKPAAAAQTDHVMNVTDQGVKRPLDLATLRATIEAAGVGLSDYIDAETILKETVKNLYDGIPVDEVYKSAILSARALVEKDPAYSQVTARLLLHTIRKEVLGEEVSQAQMTQRYAEYFPTFITRGIEASLIDTKLAQFDLPRLAAALDAKRDLQFSYLGLQTLYDRYFLHIRGRRIELPQVFYMRVAMGLALGETQAGVDREARAIQFYEILSSFDFMSSTPTLFNSGTLHSQLSSCYLTTVSDDLEGIYDAIKENALLAKYAGGLGNDWTPVRALRSHIKGTNGESQGVVPFLKVVNDTAVAVNQGGKRKGAVCTYLETWHLDIEEFLELRKNTGDERRRTHDMNTANWIPDLFMKRVMENGEWTLFSPSDCPDLHDKYGREFEQAYLGYEARVASGDLKLYKKMPAINLWRKMLSMLFETGHPWITFKDPCNIRSPQQHVGVVHSSNLCTEITLNTNEEEIAVCNLGSVNLVAHMKPSANGGYELDLEKLKRTIGVAMRMLDNVIDINYYAVKKAKDSNQRHRPVGLGIMGFQDCLHMMRVPYASQAAIEFADRSMEAVCYYAYWASSELAEERGHYPTYKGSLWDRGILPQDTLNLLREERGGSVDVDMSAALDWDALRARIKAHGMRNSNCVAIAPTATISNIIGVSACIEPTYQNLYVKSNLSGEFTVVNEYLVRDLKKLGLWDEVMVADLKYFDGSLSRIDRVPAELREIYATAFEVEPRWLVECASRRQKWIDQSQSLNIYMAGASGKKLDETYKLAWLRGLKTTYYLRTLGATSAEKSTGRGGELNAVASGSQPGTVAASPAPVLPEPEIVGAVCTMRPGDPGFEECEACQ
- a CDS encoding alpha/beta hydrolase; amino-acid sequence: MDSSALPSALPDFDLVDRLPSRAAGGGRLVIAGRGRPGMPTLLFVPGAFHGAWCYAGYLEYFTSLDIACAALDLPGHGWLPQAPGFHRLGVRDFGACVTQAMDLIDGPVVLAGHSMGALPALYAASQRETAGVVLMAPSPPGNVPGARPIAPVPIGASRQPPGLDGVRQRFTGEMSRHEVTAVATRLCPESAEAMNDRYLLRVHIPPEAIDAPGLCLEAGDDDPDRHPAGQDKAVADLYGFEYRLLPALPHCMMYARGWQESADAIREWYQRRYTH
- a CDS encoding carbohydrate kinase family protein, with protein sequence MAAPVLVCGSMAFDTIAVFEGRFKEHILPDRIHALSVSFLTPSMRKEFGGCSGNIAYNLKLLGGNPVPVATVGEDAGDYLQRLSGLGIDTRLVKVIPQTFTAQCFITTDLEDNQIAAFHPGAMSFSAQNDLSGTPAQWAIVAPDAKEGMFAHAERLKAAGIPFIFDLGQAMPLFDGADLQRMLGMAQAMTVNDYEASIVEQRTGKTIAELARGLRAVVVTRGAEGASLWTEGAEHKIEPVRAQAVVDPTGCGDAHRAGLLYGLTSGWSWLDSCKLANVMGAIKIASRGPQNHQPTRDEIGKLLQQAYGVQL
- a CDS encoding DUF3426 domain-containing protein, which produces MAMTTRCPHCGTAFKVVADQLRVRNGLVRCGVCARVFDGLACAVDGQAAEGALPRPMPRADTPRADTHRADTPVQLPAEASPVLSVQVPAEPAQSPRPYAPPRHQPAPVGPLVPTSTAAPVPPASHMPPAAPAVPAAPAVPAVPVAAAAVLRGRDSARGLASDPREPVLAPYVPPGAAHVPRIEPPAEPSIGPSYGSSYGSSFVPPIETPTSYRHADDVDDVDDGDDVAYDNDDDRTIDDRQPYARVRPGPYRQDDIDDAPPPARDVPRGNRFPIYADRDAVEEDDPDFVSIPGESRTRYDDLTDAGMAPPVFMDEEVQRRRTLLSRVWLAGVLVALLVLALQCLYIYRTPIATSMPALRPAMEALCRQVGCQVGYARRLERISITASSLQPQSGVASEDGVMRLTLRVTLRNRFDKPQPWPGLVLQLTDLSDTVVVRKVLLPENYLPPGTQGPFPAGGELSLAVPLQVNGLHVNGYQLDKFFP